The Rhodopseudomonas palustris genome window below encodes:
- a CDS encoding response regulator transcription factor, giving the protein MIQLATLAKKPVRPADDAPHLLLVDDDRRIRDLLSRFLASEGYRVTTASSVRDARAKLAGLNFDLLILDVMMPGETGFDLARSIRVDSDVPIVMLTARHEAEARIEGLQLGADDYVAKPFEPRELLLRICNILKRTSPAPASKAETIAFGPYVFHIERGELRQGDEIVHLTDRERDMLRVLAAAPGETVPRGELTGGGGNANERAVDVQINRLRRKIERDPANPLFLQAVRGIGYRLVAAP; this is encoded by the coding sequence GTGATTCAGCTCGCAACCCTGGCGAAGAAGCCGGTCCGCCCCGCCGACGATGCGCCGCATCTTCTGCTGGTCGACGACGACCGCCGCATCCGCGATCTGTTGTCGCGCTTCCTCGCCAGCGAAGGCTATCGCGTCACCACCGCCTCGAGCGTGCGCGACGCGCGCGCCAAGCTCGCCGGGCTGAATTTCGATCTGTTGATCCTCGACGTGATGATGCCGGGCGAGACCGGCTTCGATCTGGCGCGCTCGATCCGCGTCGATTCCGACGTGCCGATCGTGATGCTGACGGCGCGCCACGAGGCCGAAGCGCGGATCGAGGGACTGCAGCTCGGCGCCGACGACTACGTCGCCAAGCCGTTCGAGCCGCGCGAATTGCTGCTGCGGATCTGCAATATCCTCAAGCGCACCTCGCCGGCGCCGGCGAGCAAGGCGGAGACCATCGCGTTCGGACCCTATGTGTTCCACATCGAGCGCGGCGAATTGCGCCAGGGCGACGAGATCGTGCATCTCACCGACCGCGAGCGCGACATGCTGCGCGTGCTGGCCGCGGCGCCGGGCGAGACCGTGCCGCGCGGCGAACTGACCGGCGGCGGCGGCAACGCCAACGAGCGCGCCGTCGACGTGCAGATCAACCGCCTGCGCCGCAAGATCGAGCGCGACCCGGCCAACCCGCTGTTCCTGCAAGCCGTCCGCGGCATCGGCTATCGGCTGGTCGCAGCGCCGTAG
- a CDS encoding MarR family winged helix-turn-helix transcriptional regulator → MADINFNDDLHGDSAAIAMPSRPAEASVAAPRWDIIELLFFAYRDFVGDADHALEAFGFGRAHHRVVHFVCRYPGLTVADLLDVLRITKQSLGRVLKQLLDEGYIVQKAGDSDRRQRLLFATAKGEALVVKLAGLQTDRIDRALRGLGPGEAEAVRKFLRAMIDCDDPDKVLQTILQSDGAIAKDVT, encoded by the coding sequence ATGGCTGACATAAATTTCAACGACGACCTGCACGGCGACAGCGCGGCGATCGCGATGCCGAGCCGGCCAGCGGAGGCGTCCGTCGCGGCGCCGCGCTGGGACATCATCGAGCTGCTGTTCTTCGCCTATCGCGACTTCGTCGGCGATGCCGACCACGCGCTGGAGGCGTTCGGGTTCGGCCGCGCGCATCACCGGGTGGTGCATTTCGTCTGCCGCTATCCGGGGCTGACGGTCGCCGATCTGCTCGACGTGCTGCGCATCACCAAGCAGTCGCTCGGGCGGGTGCTGAAGCAACTGCTCGACGAGGGCTACATCGTGCAGAAGGCCGGCGACAGCGACCGCCGCCAGCGCCTTCTTTTCGCCACCGCAAAGGGCGAGGCGCTGGTGGTGAAACTCGCCGGCCTGCAGACCGACCGCATCGATCGCGCGCTGCGCGGTCTCGGCCCGGGCGAAGCGGAGGCCGTGCGCAAATTCCTGCGCGCCATGATCGATTGCGATGATCCGGACAAGGTGCTCCAGACCATTCTGCAGTCCGACGGCGCCATCGCGAAGGATGTCACGTGA
- a CDS encoding branched-chain amino acid aminotransferase — translation MGLSFDNKVDGSVWLNFDIQPSAHPVSETDRTAKLADPGFGRVFTDHMAIVRYDQAKGWHGARVESRANFPLDPATAVLHYAQEIFEGLKAYKRADGGVNLFRPDANARRFRDSADRMAMAKLPEPVFIEAIEQLVRIDRAWIPGGDGSLYLRPFMIASEVFLGVKPSAEYIFAVIASPVGSYFKGGPAPVSIWVSENYTRAAIGGTGGVKCGGNYAASLRAQAEAIEHGCDQVVFLDAIERRYIEELGGMNVFFVFDDGSLSTPPLGTILPGITRDSIIALARQAGRTVREEAYTIEQWRADAASGRLKEAFACGTAAVISPIGTVRSASGDFTISGGAAGEVAMGLRKQLVDIQYGRAADTHGWIRDVA, via the coding sequence ATGGGACTCTCGTTCGACAACAAGGTCGACGGCTCGGTCTGGCTGAATTTCGACATCCAGCCGTCGGCGCATCCGGTGTCGGAGACGGACCGGACCGCGAAGCTCGCCGACCCGGGCTTCGGCCGGGTCTTCACCGATCACATGGCGATCGTCCGCTACGATCAGGCCAAGGGCTGGCATGGTGCGCGCGTCGAATCCCGCGCCAACTTCCCGCTCGATCCGGCGACCGCCGTGCTGCACTACGCGCAGGAGATCTTCGAGGGGCTGAAAGCCTACAAGCGCGCCGACGGCGGCGTGAACCTGTTCCGCCCCGACGCCAATGCGCGGCGCTTCCGCGATTCCGCCGACCGCATGGCGATGGCGAAGCTGCCCGAGCCGGTGTTCATCGAGGCGATCGAGCAACTGGTCCGGATCGACCGCGCCTGGATCCCGGGCGGCGACGGCAGCCTGTATCTGCGCCCGTTCATGATCGCGAGCGAAGTCTTCCTCGGCGTCAAGCCGTCGGCGGAATACATCTTCGCGGTGATCGCCTCGCCGGTCGGCTCGTACTTCAAGGGCGGGCCTGCGCCGGTGTCGATCTGGGTGTCGGAGAACTACACGCGCGCCGCGATCGGTGGCACCGGCGGCGTCAAATGCGGCGGCAACTACGCGGCCTCGCTGCGCGCCCAGGCCGAGGCGATCGAGCACGGCTGCGATCAGGTGGTGTTCCTCGACGCGATCGAGCGTCGCTATATCGAGGAGCTCGGCGGCATGAACGTGTTCTTCGTGTTCGACGACGGCTCGCTGTCGACGCCGCCGCTCGGCACCATCCTGCCCGGCATCACCCGCGATTCGATCATCGCGCTGGCGCGGCAGGCCGGCCGGACCGTGCGCGAGGAAGCCTACACGATCGAGCAGTGGCGCGCCGATGCGGCCAGCGGCAGGCTGAAAGAGGCGTTCGCCTGCGGCACCGCGGCGGTGATCTCGCCGATCGGCACTGTGCGCTCGGCCAGCGGCGACTTCACCATCAGCGGCGGCGCCGCCGGCGAAGTCGCAATGGGCCTGCGCAAGCAGCTCGTCGACATCCAGTACGGCCGTGCCGCCGATACGCATGGCTGGATCCGGGACGTGGCGTAA
- the mutL gene encoding DNA mismatch repair endonuclease MutL, protein MPVRQLPETIVNRIAAGEVVERPASVVKELVENAIDAGASRIDIFSDGGGRRKIVIADDGAGMTQADLALAVDRHATSKLDDEDLLQIRTLGFRGEALPSIGAVARLSITTRHAREPHAWALSVEGGDKSDVAPAALSHGTRVEVADLFFATPARLKFLKTDRTEAEAIREVVRRLAMARPDIAFTLAGEERAPVTWAAALPGAPGRLTRLGDILGADFRANAIEVRSEREGVAVEGFAASPALTRANALGQYLFVNGRPVRDKLILGAVRAAYSDYLPRDRHPVVALFVTLDSREVDANVHPAKTEVRFRNAGLVRALIVHALKDGLAREGRRTAANSASSVISTFRPGAAPPANWDWRSSPSYPVGGGAGFAAPSFAERTQATFDVGAPSADIRPHEIAPDLLDRPLGAARTQIHETYIVSQTRDGLIVVDQHAAHERIVYERLKASLDANGVQRQILLIPDIVEMDEATVERLVGRADELAQFGLVVESFGPGAVAVRETPSLLGKTDAASLLRDLAEHMAEWDEALPLERRLMHVAATMACHGSVRAGRVLKPEEMNALLREMESTPNSGQCNHGRPTYVELTLTDIEKLFGRR, encoded by the coding sequence ATGCCCGTTCGCCAGCTCCCCGAAACCATCGTCAACCGCATCGCCGCCGGCGAGGTGGTGGAGCGGCCGGCGAGTGTGGTGAAGGAGCTGGTCGAGAACGCGATCGACGCCGGCGCGAGCCGCATCGACATCTTCTCGGACGGCGGCGGCCGGCGGAAGATCGTGATCGCCGACGACGGCGCCGGCATGACGCAGGCCGATCTCGCGCTCGCGGTCGATCGCCACGCCACCTCCAAGCTCGACGACGAGGACCTGTTGCAGATCCGCACGCTCGGCTTTCGCGGCGAGGCGCTGCCGTCGATCGGCGCGGTGGCGCGGCTGTCGATCACCACGCGGCATGCGCGGGAGCCGCACGCCTGGGCGCTCAGCGTCGAGGGCGGCGACAAGTCAGACGTCGCGCCGGCGGCGCTGTCGCACGGCACCCGCGTCGAGGTCGCCGATCTGTTCTTCGCCACGCCGGCGCGGCTGAAGTTTCTCAAGACCGACCGCACCGAGGCCGAAGCGATCCGCGAAGTCGTGCGGCGGCTCGCAATGGCGCGGCCGGACATCGCCTTCACGCTGGCCGGTGAGGAGCGCGCGCCCGTCACCTGGGCGGCGGCGCTGCCAGGCGCGCCCGGGCGGCTGACGCGACTCGGCGATATTCTTGGCGCGGATTTCCGCGCCAACGCCATCGAGGTCCGCTCGGAGCGCGAGGGCGTCGCGGTCGAGGGCTTCGCGGCGTCGCCGGCGCTGACGCGTGCCAACGCGCTCGGGCAATATCTGTTCGTCAACGGCCGCCCGGTACGAGACAAGCTGATCCTCGGCGCGGTGCGGGCGGCGTATTCCGACTATCTGCCGCGCGACCGCCATCCGGTGGTGGCGCTGTTCGTCACGCTGGATTCGCGCGAGGTCGACGCCAATGTGCATCCGGCGAAAACCGAAGTGCGCTTCCGCAACGCCGGCCTGGTTCGCGCGCTGATCGTCCACGCGCTGAAAGACGGGCTCGCGCGCGAGGGCCGCCGCACCGCCGCCAACAGCGCCAGCAGCGTGATCTCGACGTTCCGGCCGGGGGCGGCGCCGCCGGCGAACTGGGACTGGCGTAGTTCGCCGTCCTATCCGGTCGGCGGCGGCGCTGGCTTCGCAGCGCCGTCCTTCGCCGAGCGCACGCAGGCGACGTTCGATGTCGGCGCGCCGAGCGCCGACATTCGTCCGCACGAGATCGCGCCCGATCTGCTCGATCGGCCGCTCGGCGCGGCGCGGACGCAGATCCACGAGACCTATATCGTGTCGCAGACCCGCGACGGCTTGATCGTGGTGGATCAGCACGCCGCGCATGAACGCATCGTCTACGAGCGGCTGAAGGCGTCGCTCGATGCCAACGGCGTGCAGCGCCAGATCCTGCTGATCCCCGACATCGTCGAGATGGACGAGGCGACGGTCGAGCGATTAGTTGGGCGCGCCGACGAACTGGCGCAATTCGGCCTCGTGGTCGAGAGTTTCGGCCCCGGCGCGGTGGCGGTGCGCGAGACGCCGTCGCTGCTCGGCAAGACCGACGCGGCGTCGCTGCTGCGCGATCTCGCCGAGCACATGGCCGAGTGGGACGAAGCGCTGCCGCTGGAGCGCCGCCTGATGCACGTCGCCGCCACCATGGCCTGCCACGGCTCGGTGCGGGCCGGGCGCGTGCTCAAACCCGAAGAGATGAACGCGCTGCTGCGCGAGATGGAATCGACGCCGAATTCCGGCCAATGCAACCACGGCCGCCCGACCTATGTCGAGCTGACGCTGACCGACATCGAGAAGCTGTTCGGGCGGAGGTAG
- the arfB gene encoding alternative ribosome rescue aminoacyl-tRNA hydrolase ArfB: MLRISRNLAIDDDDIEISFVRASGPGGQNVNKLSTAAQLRFDTSKIALPEDAALRLIGLAGQRMTKEGVIVIHAQRFRTQERNKADAIDRLLDLLREAMVRPVPRRATRPTLGSKKRRLEGKKRRGDVKAGRSGRFDD, translated from the coding sequence ATGCTGCGGATCAGCCGCAATCTTGCGATCGACGACGACGACATCGAGATCAGCTTCGTGCGCGCCTCGGGGCCGGGCGGTCAGAACGTCAACAAGCTGTCGACCGCAGCCCAGCTCCGCTTCGATACCTCGAAGATCGCGCTGCCGGAAGACGCCGCGCTGCGGCTGATCGGGCTCGCCGGCCAGCGCATGACCAAGGAGGGCGTGATCGTCATCCACGCCCAGCGCTTCCGCACCCAGGAGCGCAACAAGGCGGATGCGATCGACCGCCTGCTCGACCTGCTGCGCGAAGCCATGGTGCGCCCGGTCCCGCGCCGCGCGACGCGCCCGACGCTCGGCTCCAAGAAGCGCCGCCTCGAAGGCAAGAAGCGACGTGGCGACGTCAAAGCCGGCCGCAGCGGTCGGTTTGATGATTGA
- a CDS encoding pitrilysin family protein, translating into MAFRSIKRLALAGAVTVAAALLPAAPGFAAAKIQNLVTPGGIHAWFVQDATVPLISMEYSFGGGASQDPADKPGVGHMVANLLDEGSGDMDSATFHERLDRRAIELSYAVTRDTFRGSLRMLTENRDEAFGLLHTSLTAPRFEAKDVERIRAQLISTLRRQSLDPNTMATRKFLEVAFGNHPYGRPSTGTLESLPKVTIDDMKAYTGRVLAKDTLKIAVVGDVDAATLAKLLDDTFGSLPAKAQLTPVADIVASKPPQRSFVPLDVPQTVVMFGGPGLKRHDPDFMAGYVVNHILGGGSLSSRLYREVREKRGLAYSIYVSMLWMQHSALFTGATGTRADRATQSIEAIDAEIKRIADEGPTQQELDEAKSYLKGSQMLSLDTSAKLAQALLQYQNDGLPIDYIAKRNAIVDAVTLDDAKRAAKRLWSDGLLTVVVGRTPQAAADPNAVKPAGTPPPPRAN; encoded by the coding sequence ATGGCCTTCCGCTCGATCAAACGTCTGGCGCTCGCGGGCGCCGTCACCGTCGCCGCTGCACTGCTGCCGGCGGCGCCGGGCTTCGCCGCGGCGAAGATCCAGAACCTGGTCACGCCCGGCGGCATCCATGCCTGGTTCGTGCAGGACGCCACCGTGCCGCTGATCTCGATGGAGTATTCCTTCGGCGGCGGCGCCAGCCAGGATCCGGCCGACAAGCCCGGCGTCGGCCACATGGTGGCGAATCTGCTCGACGAAGGTTCGGGCGACATGGACTCGGCGACGTTCCACGAGCGGCTCGACCGCCGCGCCATCGAGCTGTCCTACGCCGTCACCCGCGACACTTTCCGCGGCTCGTTGCGGATGCTCACGGAAAACCGCGACGAGGCGTTCGGTCTGCTGCACACCTCGCTGACCGCGCCGCGGTTCGAGGCCAAGGACGTCGAGCGCATCCGCGCGCAACTGATCTCGACGCTGCGCCGCCAATCGCTCGACCCGAACACCATGGCGACCCGCAAGTTTCTCGAAGTCGCGTTCGGCAATCATCCCTATGGCCGGCCTTCGACCGGCACGCTGGAGAGCCTGCCGAAGGTCACCATCGACGACATGAAGGCCTATACCGGCCGCGTGCTGGCGAAGGACACGCTGAAGATCGCCGTGGTCGGCGACGTCGATGCCGCGACGCTGGCGAAGCTGCTCGACGACACCTTCGGCAGCCTGCCGGCCAAGGCGCAGCTCACACCGGTGGCCGACATCGTCGCCTCCAAGCCGCCGCAGCGCAGCTTCGTGCCGCTCGACGTGCCGCAGACCGTGGTGATGTTCGGCGGCCCCGGCCTCAAGCGTCACGATCCGGATTTCATGGCCGGCTATGTGGTCAACCACATCCTCGGCGGCGGCTCGCTGTCGTCGCGGCTGTATCGCGAGGTTCGCGAGAAGCGCGGTCTGGCTTATTCGATCTACGTCTCGATGCTGTGGATGCAGCACTCGGCGCTGTTCACCGGCGCCACCGGCACCCGCGCCGACCGTGCGACGCAGTCGATCGAGGCGATCGACGCCGAGATCAAGCGGATCGCCGACGAAGGCCCGACCCAGCAGGAACTCGACGAGGCGAAGTCGTATCTCAAGGGCTCGCAGATGCTGTCGCTCGACACCTCGGCGAAGCTCGCCCAGGCGCTGCTGCAATATCAGAACGACGGCCTGCCGATCGACTACATCGCCAAGCGCAACGCCATCGTCGACGCGGTGACGCTCGACGACGCCAAACGCGCCGCCAAGCGGCTGTGGTCCGACGGCCTGCTGACCGTGGTCGTCGGCCGCACCCCGCAGGCGGCCGCCGATCCGAACGCCGTCAAACCCGCCGGCACCCCGCCGCCGCCGCGCGCGAATTAG
- a CDS encoding pitrilysin family protein: MNISVFRPRAAFAVLATALLFAAPAAAETAPANPPATFTLPNGLNVVVIPDHRTPVVTQMIWYKVGSADETPGKSGLAHFLEHLMFKGTAKHPVGEFSQTVLKVGGNENAFTSFDYTGYYQRVPRDQLERMMAFEADRMTGLVLKDENVLPERDVVLEEYNMRVANNPDARLTEQIMAALYLNHPYGRPVIGWLQEIQKLDREDALAFYRRFYAPNNATLVIAGDVDAAAIRPAIERIYGAVPAQPAIPAQRVRPQEPAPAGPRTVTLADPRVEQPSVRRYYLVPSAKTAAQGESPALEVLAQLIGGGSNSYLYRALVIDRQLAINVGANYQGTALDDTHFIVAATPKPGVEFSEIEKAIDNVIAEIVRHPVRSEDLERVKTQLIAQSIYAQDNQTTLARWYGTAVTSGLTVQDIQTWPQRIRAVTSDQVRAVAQQFLDRNRSVTGYLVKGTLPKPEEKRS, encoded by the coding sequence ATGAATATATCCGTTTTCCGCCCGCGCGCCGCGTTCGCCGTTCTCGCGACGGCGCTGCTGTTCGCAGCCCCGGCCGCCGCTGAGACCGCCCCCGCCAATCCGCCCGCCACCTTCACGCTTCCCAACGGCCTGAACGTCGTGGTGATCCCGGATCACCGCACCCCGGTGGTGACGCAGATGATCTGGTACAAGGTCGGCTCCGCCGACGAGACGCCGGGCAAATCCGGGCTGGCGCATTTTCTCGAACATCTGATGTTCAAGGGCACCGCCAAGCACCCGGTCGGCGAATTTTCGCAGACGGTGCTGAAAGTCGGCGGCAACGAGAACGCCTTCACCTCGTTCGACTACACCGGCTACTATCAGCGCGTGCCGCGCGATCAGCTCGAGCGGATGATGGCGTTCGAAGCCGACCGCATGACCGGCCTGGTGCTGAAGGACGAGAACGTGCTGCCCGAGCGCGACGTCGTGCTCGAGGAATACAACATGCGGGTCGCCAACAACCCCGATGCGCGGCTCACCGAGCAGATCATGGCGGCGCTGTATCTCAATCATCCCTATGGCCGCCCGGTGATCGGCTGGCTGCAGGAGATCCAGAAGCTCGACCGCGAGGACGCGCTGGCGTTCTATCGCCGCTTCTACGCGCCCAACAACGCCACGCTGGTGATCGCCGGCGACGTCGATGCCGCAGCCATCCGGCCGGCGATCGAGCGGATCTACGGCGCGGTGCCGGCGCAGCCGGCGATTCCGGCGCAGCGGGTGCGGCCGCAGGAGCCGGCGCCCGCCGGCCCGCGCACCGTGACGCTGGCCGATCCGCGGGTCGAGCAGCCGAGCGTGCGGCGCTATTATCTGGTGCCCTCGGCCAAAACCGCCGCCCAGGGCGAAAGTCCGGCGCTCGAAGTGCTGGCGCAACTGATCGGCGGCGGCAGCAACTCCTATCTGTACCGAGCGCTGGTGATCGACCGCCAGCTCGCGATCAATGTCGGCGCCAACTATCAAGGCACCGCGCTCGACGACACCCACTTCATCGTCGCGGCGACGCCGAAGCCGGGCGTCGAATTCTCCGAGATCGAGAAGGCGATCGACAATGTGATCGCCGAGATCGTGCGCCATCCGGTTCGGTCCGAAGACCTCGAACGGGTCAAGACCCAACTGATCGCGCAGTCGATCTACGCGCAGGACAATCAGACGACGCTGGCGCGCTGGTACGGCACCGCGGTGACCTCCGGCCTCACCGTTCAGGACATCCAGACCTGGCCGCAGCGCATCCGCGCCGTCACCTCGGATCAGGTCCGCGCCGTCGCGCAGCAATTCCTCGACAGGAACCGATCCGTCACCGGCTATCTGGTCAAGGGCACGCTGCCGAAGCCCGAGGAGAAGCGCTCGTGA